The genomic interval TGGATTCAGTATAACAAACCTTTGATGATTAACTAAGAATCTCGTTGACACACTGCAcctgtaaataaaaacaattctCAATAAACAGTAACCAGTGAAGGAAAGTTACACACGTTTTCCTGCAAACTACCGAAAACAGCATAGTGAGGACCTCAGAACTGCAGTCCGTCCTCTCATTAAAACTTGTTTCTACTTTACACATGCCTTAATATTACCACAAACCGTACACATGCACGTATAAAGTATAAAAACCGAGTTACCGCAGAGTTGAGTGACCgtcatgcacacacacccatacCCCTTACCAGCTGGCAGTGTACTGAGGGACCTAGTCTCCTAGAGGTGTAGCGTGAGTCACGTGACGTCGACCGGTCGCCGGCTCGTCGCAGCCCTCACTCTCTCCAAAgcatgcagtagtagtagtagtagtagtactagtactagtagtaatagtagtagtagtagtagtagtagtagtagtagtagtagtagatgttctTGATGATGTATCAAATAGTCACATAGAGGCATATTTTTCAAAGCTCATGTTGGCCATTAATAATGTCTGTTTGTCACCTCCTGGTTTGTCGCACGTACACAGCGGTGCCAATAATTCTTATCTGGTGACGGCTATAATCATAATGAATAAAACTATTCTTATTACGCTCTGATGATTGAAACACACTACAAGCTTTTCATCTGTATGGTAGGAACAATTCGTTTACTCATTCTCGCCTCTACACGAGCCACAATCATTGTCGCTCTCTCGCTACTTCACTGCAAAAATCGAAAATACATTACATTGTGAACCTTAAACCTACTACAAACCAATGATAATGTACAACCATAAAATGGCTGTGCATTCTCTAAATCTATTATAAATTTCCTAAATCTCTTCTACATTTCCTACCATTTCTAAAACAGTTATGCATTTCCTAAAACTATCCACACCTCTTTATAAATCATCCTATTTATACCCTTCGTCACAAGCGTTTCCTATCTTAGTGCATTTCCAACtcagataaaaacaaacatgtcATCGCTAAAAGTAAGTcagtcaggctctctctctctctctctctctctctctctctctctctctctctctctctctctccctcagcattaaaatcacacacacacacacacacacacacacacacactttggacCGGTGTTTTTGAAGCCTTCGCGTTATCCTTATCATGAATGTCGGTTCACCTTCGTTTGTCAAGAGCCGAACACATTATAGACTACATCCTGTTTCTGTCATACCATAAAGCGGTTCCTTCCGGTTACACCGTAAACgcaatttcctccttccttctttcctaaaTTCATCAAATACTTACATCTTCGCAGAATCATATGTACTACTGTAAactttttatataaataaatgtaaaaaaaaatacgatttctTTGATGcatgaatattattattgaagaaaattacaatatatatatatatatatatatatatatatatatatatatatatatatatatatatatatatatatatatatatatatatatatatatatatatatatatgcgattCTTCAACTTGAGATTTATGAAAATACTGTAAAGAAATTAActagaataaaattaaattaacttgaattttgttttaatgaaaataatttgtAGTAAGTAAAAATTCATGGCATTATTCTGAATAAGAATCTTTTCAGGTTAATATATACGAAATTTTGCAAAATAGctgtaaaaatatgaaaagatgaCCATGTAATTGTAACAGGCGGTAACAAACGTAATATTAATTACAAGACTCATATGTACAATGATTAGGGGATAtgtactaacctaacctcctgtTTGTCTTCTCACACTTTGTTCTGGATTCATCCTCTCTGTCTTACATATCAATCAGTCTTTATGAAGTACTCGCTGATATATcttggaatttctctctctctctctctctctctctctctctctctctctctctggagcgcGCGCCACATATGGTCTTCCACAGGGATCTGTGTTTGgtcctattctcttctttaatttttgttcatGGTCTTTCACCTTCCATCACAGACTGCACTGTAATTCAATATGGCGATGACACTCACAGGAACAGTTGACAATCAGAATTTACTGAACAGAATTAAGGAAACTTTATCAAAAGTAAAAGAGCATCTTCACTCTCTTATGCTGAAGACAAGTAAAACACACTGTACATTCATTGATATGAGAGGACACATATCACAGATTCTTCGTGACACTCGTGTCTAGGTTGATGGTGCCACTATAGTACCAAGCACATTCATTAAGAATCTTGCTTATATTTTGATCATTTCGTTTGGTTTGACGCACATATCTCGCAAGTTTGCAACAAGTCTATCGGCACAATATTGATCGCATGAAAGAAAACTTTGGTAAAGAGACAAAAATTACAGTTATACAGTCTCTCTTCATAAGCACTACTAAGTATAGCATGAAGATTTGGGGAACTACAAGCCTAACATATCTACAACGTGTTCAAAAAGTCTAGAATTTCACTGCAAAAGTTGCGTTAGGTGGTGCTAAATATGATCATGTTACACCTTACTTGAAAGAGCTGAAGTGattaaaagttaaagaaaagtaCACGTACGAGCTTGCATTAAGCACTTATAACACTATTAACAAGAAGGTAGGTTGTTCTTACCAACGGTGAGAGAAATGTATGCTGCAAACACCGGACAGCAACATCAATCGTACGCCCCAACAACAAACACCCGTATGACAGAAAGGCCAATTCTTGTAGCAGCACCTAGATTATGAAAGTCTTCCAAACtatattacaaacaaaaatTCGATGTCTACTttcataagaagctgaaagttTCATCTTCTTAATACTAGCTGATTTAACAGTTTTGccgttatttattattttatttgtttcatgcgttttattagttttatgcattttattaatttaatgtATCTTAACGTTTGATTCTTATTAGTTTTATGATGTGACAACATATTTATGTATGACTTTTTAGAGATTCCTTTCTATTGATAATGTTCTCGATGCAGTCATGCAGTCAGCACATGATGTACTGAACCCCCATTGTAAAATGGGAATAaattctgaatctctctctctctctctctctctctctctgtctgtctgtctgtctgtctgtctgtctgtctgtctatctatctgtctatctgtttatctatctatttatctatctggtTTGTATGCTAATTGATGCAATGTCGTGCCAGGTGGAATCTAACGCGTCTGGGGTTTACAACAAAACATCTAATATTATCAAGCAGCTCGTCATATCTAACATTTAAATAAATTTATTAAATTCATCAAAAGATGCCGACGTCAGTGACACTCGCCCGCAACTTCCTCTATCAGTCTCCTGGAAATGAGATATCAAGTTAATAAAAGTTGCAGTTTGTGTAcatatatctttcttttccttcaccgtCGAGACATGATAGAGGAAGGCAGCAGTCCATCCTTCTTTCTGCCTTAACCAATGCGTCAATACAATATCAAGGTGACTACAGGTTTCATGGGAACATGGAAAAACTGTACATTGGTAATATTACAATCAAGGAAGCACAACCATGGCACCTTGAGAGATTACGAAATGGTGCGGAGATTCCTGATAATGACTTCAAGCCGCCTGAACCACAGCGCCTCACTCTGAACGAAGCAGTGGAAATAAGAGGTTGTCACGCACTGGAAGGTAAGTCATTGGTGATTATACCAGAATAAACCGCGTGTTATTTGTGCACGGTCGTTTGCTGgtctcgcgcacacacacacacacacacacgcacacacacacacacacacattctctcttttACAGAAAAATagcgatctttgggtaggactgtgTTTAAAATTAGTAAATCACATTTAATGACATTAGTAcaaattacatttattattttccacgAAAACAATAGCATCAGCAACGCCTGTTCAGCCGAAGCTCTTAAATAGACATCCTTACTATTTTAATACCATCCAGATATGTAAAGATCCTTGCTACCAAATTATAATGAGCAAACCAACACCTACAGCAATGTCAAAAGTTATTCGTGAAAATATGCTTgcatatatacttgcatttcgAGCACATAATTAAAAATTCCACACATATTACAGCTATATGATTTTTTGAACGAATATATATGcatacaaactctctctctctctctctctctctctctctctctctctctctctctctctctctctctctctctctctctctctctctctctctctctctctctctctctctctctctatatatatatatatatatatatatatatatatatatatatcctatacttttattatattcaccattacttttgtttttcctccttctttacttattttactttatatttcctttttttctttttccatcgcTACCAGACTTCTGCCATGAATGTGTTTATCTTCAGTATGTTCGTTATAGTGAAGTAGATCATTACGTCTGTGTTTCTTGGGTCAAGTTGGGCTGACATCAACGGCTGTATAACCTTCGATGTTAACTCGTACTTATATTCAGAAGGTTGTACTTCtaattttcacttatttctctctccagCATACATGTACGTACAAATGAAGATTTCCTTGCTCTTCATGTTTGTGACCTGCCTGGCCTGCACAGTCGTTCAGTCACTGCAGGGAAGTCGTAAGTATTTTGATGAAACTAGAACTTATCTATAATCGGGATTTTCTTCCCACATCCACATCCTGTAGTTAGCTACATGTAAGTAATCATGGAATCTGACAGATATAAAGTTTTAATGAAATCTAGATGCTTACATTAGccttgaaaagaaaagagcagcagcagcaacaacaacaataacaacaacagcaacaacaacactaccaccaaaaacaacaatctCTCAAAATTCTTgaaaattataattattttcttctccatatTTGTCACCTTCCTGCAGCTGGCGAACTACGTAACACTCAGTCCGTAGCTATGCTGGAGTTGAGGAGGGTAAATCGTCCATCATCATCCCAAAATACAGACCATAATGTGAAGATTGTGCTAGACCAACAAAAGTCTCTTCCGACCCTACATCACTGGGTTCTCACAATtgttagaaaaaataatacacagaGTGTCTATGAAGTGCACGCCGAAGATGCTTACCAGAAAGAGATGGAATTTGAAGCAGATTTAACTGATGGTACTTACGTGTACATCGCAGGCAAAGATTCGCAAGACATCACTCTTATCAACAGTTTCACTGAGTTAAATAAATTCTGTGAGTACATGAGACTACATCATAAGTGATCACAGTGACAGTGTATGTGAGTTTTCTTTGTGATAAGGATGATATTATGTGTATCAATTATGTTACGATTCTGTGTACAGTCTTAAGCAGCCGCGTAGCCAGAGTCGGGACTGAGTACGACGAGAGTGTGTCTTCATTAAGGGTGTGGCCTGGCGACATAACTGAAGACGTGACGGTTGGGCAGCACTGGTGTCAGAGAAAAGGATTTCCCTGCTACTACCTTTCGACCACACTGCCACGTGACGTGCCTCGCTGTGTCAACAACTATAACGATGTGAAACAGTGCGACGATTTCATTACAGACTTTCAAAGTAAGAATGTTGAAAGATGCTAAACTGGTTACAAtgccctccttctctctctctctctctctctctctctctctctctctctctctctgctggcgtataatgtgtgtgtgggtgtgtgtgtatcaaacAGTAATAAAGAATGCTACATTTTcacgtcatatatatatatatatatatatatatatatatatatatatatatatatatatatatatatatatatatatatatatatatatatatatatatatatatatatatatatatatatatatattttttttttttttttttttttttttttttttttcagaattctCTGGAAGTCCTAAACTGAATATTACATCAGACGGCTTGTTGACGGTTGAAGCCAGTGTGGACAGCAACTCCGTCAGGATGGAGGCTGTAGTGTTCGATCCTCAAGACCCCACCAAGATTTTTTCTCCAGAAAACTACGAGTGCCAGCTGGAGGTGAAGCAAGGAGTAGTGAACTGTCAACAGAAACTTAAAGACACTGGTAATCAGCAAAAATTTAGGGTTCTTCTGGTGTCTCTTAATCAAGAAGGTTATGTTCTACGATCAGCAATGGAATCCTTTGGAGATGATCCTGGTAAGACCCAGCAGGCCAGCGAACttttaccagtgtgtgtgtgtgtgtgtgtgtgtgtgtgtgtgtgtgtgtgtgtgtgtgtgtgtgtatatatatatatatatatatatatatatatatatatatatatatatatatatatatatatatatatatatatatatatatatatatatatatatatatatatatatatatatatatatatatatagatagatagatagatagatagatagagagagagagagagagagagagagagagagagagagagagagagagagagagagagagagagagagagaaagaaagtatatTTCATCTAGTTGATATTAATTTTAGTTTCAATATACTTACAGCTTTCTTTAAGGTAACattaatttagaattttgtaAGGAAAGACAAACTGAAACATTAACTCACCAGTACTGTAACTCAGGTCGCTCGTCTGCCTCCACTGGCGTCATCGTGGGATCAGTTGTCGGCGGAGTGTTCGGCGCGGCTCTCCtggctggtgctgctgttttCTTCATGTGAGTCTTGCGattcccttcacttcatatgCCACAAACCAGCTTCATAAAGACACCATAGAGATCCCCTAAATACTGATATAGTACGTTATTATCACTTATTCTTACAGTAATAGAGAACAGACAGACCACTAGGGAgccaacacaacactgccacaCTAAGTGGCGATATCGAGGCACTGACTCGAGATCAAGTACATTAATCGAACACTGTATCACTGAACCATCAAGatgataaatgtaaaaaaaaaatattacttcaTTAATTGCTTAAAAAGAACGAAACATCCAAACATATTATTAAATGTAGCTGTAacataggagagagaaaaatataggaatCACAGATATGTAACTGTTAATAGTTGCGTTAATTGCAGGAATTTCTTGATGCACTTCTCTTTAAGGTCATAAGAACAAGTAAAAGCAGGGACAGGAAAATATTTGAGTTAccggaaagggaaataaaggaaagaaaatactactTAATATTcacaagatggaaaaaaagcGGCCAGGAGATCTTGTCACCGTTCATTAGAATTTTAATACGACAGAATTAATAGATTATCTGGGCTGAGattcaaagggaaaaaaaaagggaaagagaagaagtgaCGTAACAAGGACAACACCTACACACTCATCTTGTTCAATGGTGTACCTCACAGTCAAGGCATTTAATCAAGGATAAGGTAAGCTACAGAAATATCgacattcagatttttttttttttttttgtgtattatcATTTTAATTATAATTGTATCTCGATCCAGGGATGTTGTTACTCTGAGCTATATATTAATGAAGTTCAGTTTTAGACGTcgtgaaatgtttttttttttttttcttcaaagttGTTTGGGTAAATAAGAGGCACACGgccctatttccttttttttttttttcgactccTACACGCTACAATGCTGGGGAGCTGCTGGTGGGAAAGCGGAGTTTTCGGGTGCGGAAAGCTAAAATAGAGCCAAATACCGCCTCTTATCACCAATAATAAACAGGAAGCTACCTactatcttgatcttgatcttgatgatacaggtggcacaggatcactcctgagccaggcctttggatcgcaactcctgtagaaggggggaaaaaaaaaaagagaaacgaacagcatcctctatcctaattgttcatacacctggcacgccacattctctccagaaactctttcaccgcctcaatcatcctttcattggcctctctacacagtcccagcaacaacaccatccattcctttcctgtcttctccactctttcattcctatcatgccctaactcagtcagtatcacttgcatcatctcattcctgtctctggcatacttcacacactccagcaccacatgttccaccgtcacatcctctcccatgtcacacatctggcacactttgctgcgggactcagaccacctgtaactccttgcattcacatccatacactgtgccctcactcggaagagaagatcaccgcccaagcttccatcataccacctttcatacctcggggcctctttctccttgtaccattccagggtcttctttctttccatttcattcttccattcattcagtcccacacatttcatttctttgtctatctcattcttccattttctcacatcccattcggctcccactctgcctcctcttgttaccacccattcacgctcattttgattcctaccagccattcttatcgcccacacaacttgcaatccattcctgtctgtcattctcatgcatctcttcctccatttgcttccactttcattccacaggtacaccttccttacTATTCTTGCAttatccattctctcaagcctaatcttgtacctaagtgtggcttttgtgagtctttctctaaaggtgctccatcccatgtcacctctcaaggcttcaactgctgtgcacctcggtgcactcagtgccatccttgctactctattctggcccacttctaacttatcaatttcactttcattccatgcaatcacatccataccatacattatacatggcacagccacactcttccacacttctctcaacacatcatacttacttgctctcatccctgccgcgcttcccaatcgacctacccactggtttaccatacttatcttttcattctttgcctttgcgcacccactaggactcatccacatccctaagtacttgtattcttgcacctgtctcaactcattctctccaagtctccataccacattactttcatcctctgacctattcacaatcattactttgcttttctcactgctaaaccttactccaaagtctttaccatagccatccactacatccaacaaactttgaagctcgcCACAGTCTAGGCaggatcttgatcttgatcttgatggtacaggtggcacaggatcactcttgagtcaggcctttggatcggcaactcctgtagaaagggggaaaaaaaagagaaacgaacagcatcctctatcctaattgttcatacacctggcacgctatgttcttgatcttgttcttgctgttagcatccaaacctaactaaacctaacccagCTAAACCTAACTCAACTAAACCGATAAATATGAAACAGAGCCGTATCAGTAGTAGGCagattcctatttatttttggttGTAAGAGGCAGTACTTGGCTCTATTTCAGCTCTCCCCGCCCAAAAACCCCGATTTCCCACTAGCTCCCCAACACTGCAGGGGGTAGGAGccgaaaaaaataggaaatacgGCTGCGTGCCGCTTCTTAATATTTACCATTGTTTGGATAAGATAGTGccatcccttaaaaaaaaacatctggtTGAATTGTTCTAAAGAGGTGGGAAGGGAAATGGTTAAGAAGGCTTGGAATCTGACAACGATAAGATTTCGGCTTCATTCCTCATTATGTCTTCCCATGGAATACTTTGAAACTGGATTTTAGATGAAACATCACAAGTGAAACTATTAAATAGCTGTGACGTCGACTAACTTCATTAGCATGTATATATTAATCTACGTATACTGTTCCTAGTATATTAggaatatctattttttttatttttttttatttcttattcttagaGCTGCTGCTATTTATTTAGTACTAAATTATTTTGACGCTTATAATGGATACCTAGATACACAGGAACAATCATAAACACACcagtaaaaggagaaaaatacgtatataacaatgataaataaataaatatatatggtTAATAAAGGCAAGTACAAATCATAAATTAGTTAACTGataattgtctttcttttttacagaaagaagaagaagggtagTAGTAACATGAATAAGCCGTTCAGACAAAAAGATATATCTTCTGAAAGGTACGATATTGTTTCCGTCCGTGATCACTCGTCAAAACCGATGGACGCCTGAgttctctccgtccctcctgcGTTGCTTCTTGGTTATGAAATGCTGGATTGCATTGTTAGAAAGTAATTCAGATACAAGTACATCTATTTTGTATATCAATGTCTATGTACCTCAGGAAGTAATGGTTGCCGTGTTAACTTTACTGTAAGTTTAAAATGTTATCGTCTATATACGGTACCATAAATGAGGCGCGCggcgcaacaacgacgtaaccgagaaatggaagtttcgagaaaaacgcgctcaaagttaaacactgattgcgcacaataggatacccttaaataagtaagtattatacatcatttgaaaggtcttgggtagttctgtttggggatgtaggtttcgaagtgataggtgacgattttgggtggatgacttacgcgttaattaacgcgtataccgtaggtaataatttttttccccgatattgttttcatttgttaataatgtgttagagcctattacacatagtattaggtgaaagtttcatgaagattggtacataaataaattttttatgaatttttttccgagcgtaaaaaataaaacttactcattaccggcACGTTATTACTCCTACCATAACTTTGACGTCCTGCTATGACTAACAATGTGTAATGCTGATAATTTTATGTTTGTGCATGCATTCTGGTAAGTATTAATGGAAAGCCGCTAtgtcaagaacattatgaagaaacgaatttttttttttttttttttgtattcaatgaATATAGTTGGCTCTCATCCTTTACACTGGCTTGAGACAGTTAAGTTGATTACCAGGATACGTCTGTTTGATCCTGGCAATGCCCTTAGCGGATTTACCCTTTAAATCCCCCTTCAACCCACTAAGTCGGGTTGACTGGGGATTTAAAAAACTTACGTAAGGCTGGTGGCCACAGCAAGATGCTGTGACACTTTCGTCTGCACTCTAGTAGCCATAGTTGCGTAAAGAGTCACGAGAAAGGTAGCGTGCGTCTGTGCTCGGGCGTGTTAAAGGGCAGAGTGAATGAGCAcatggtgagtgtgttgtcACCATGGCAACGGCGCTGGTAAACATGGCAGCGGTGCTGTGATTGGCTCGCCCGCGCCGGGCGGCTGCAACCGCGCCGCTGATTGGCCATACGCAcgtgaggctgggaggagcaggttgcgtcgttgttgtaccgctttcgagatgttagtccagagaaattttctccgcactacgctcgactttgagccttagtacaggtgcttagatggtcgaatatgacttggccgacatcaccacgagacttttacacccttctaccacacggagcaggcaaaaacacggttacgtcgttgttgtacGTACGTCGTTGTTGTACCGCGCGCCTCAAATACTGTCGTTCCCTGTCGCAGTTTCCATACTCCTGACAAAACGCATCGTTCTTTTCTAGAATGGAAAATTGACAAAATACTTAACGTTCGTTTATCTCCTGCACTAGTAactaatattttgttttgttggtgttaCTGATGTTGGTAGCTGTGGTAATATCCATTCATTTTGAGTTGCATGAGATGTGTgaacaaaacaaaggaggaaagggtgggggagaagaGGTTAATGATGATTATGGGAATTCGTTTTCTATACAAACCCAGGTTATGGTGTTGATTCACCTTATGTGTGGCGGACATATGAGAACATTGAATAATTTAAGTTGTGCACAGGCCTGAGTACTGGGTGAAGTTGCTCACGTAGTGAAGTGGTGGTAAGAGTCAACTGAAATGCTGTTGTGCGGGTGATCGCTAGTGCAGATCCTGTGTTACAGAAATATATCTCTGAAGCCGGTATCTGCTGTGactttttatttaaattttgtgactttttttttattatggagAGAGAAATTTAGTGTAATCATCATCTaaccacaaaataattaaaagaacacGTGCTCTCGGTGGTGgctctcttaattttttttttttttttttttttgttggcaCGATCTCCGTCACATTAAACCTCACTGTCAAGTCTATACTGTcaagagtgtgtttgtgtgtgtgagtgtagatTGCCATCCCAAGGGGATGGCTTGGGCCTTTAAGCCTAGGAGGCGGCCcaataatatatatactgtCAACTCTATAAGACTGTTTATGTATAAGTGTACCCAAGGTCACCGTCCGTCTTGAGTTGCCAGGTCAAATATTATTAGTGCCCTCCCCATGCAAATGGATCAAACTACGTTGAATGGCGCACGGACGCTGGGAAGGACTGATAATTTTGTCATGTTTTAGCACCgactatacgagtatatatatatatatatatatatatata from Scylla paramamosain isolate STU-SP2022 chromosome 6, ASM3559412v1, whole genome shotgun sequence carries:
- the LOC135101455 gene encoding uncharacterized protein LOC135101455; protein product: MEKLYIGNITIKEAQPWHLERLRNGAEIPDNDFKPPEPQRLTLNEAVEIRGCHALEAYMYVQMKISLLFMFVTCLACTVVQSLQGSPGELRNTQSVAMLELRRVNRPSSSQNTDHNVKIVLDQQKSLPTLHHWVLTIVRKNNTQSVYEVHAEDAYQKEMEFEADLTDGTYVYIAGKDSQDITLINSFTELNKFFLSSRVARVGTEYDESVSSLRVWPGDITEDVTVGQHWCQRKGFPCYYLSTTLPRDVPRCVNNYNDVKQCDDFITDFQKFSGSPKLNITSDGLLTVEASVDSNSVRMEAVVFDPQDPTKIFSPENYECQLEVKQGVVNCQQKLKDTGNQQKFRVLLVSLNQEGYVLRSAMESFGDDPGRSSASTGVIVGSVVGGVFGAALLAGAAVFFIKKKKGSSNMNKPFRQKDISSERYDIVSVRDHSSKPMDA
- the LOC135101456 gene encoding uncharacterized protein LOC135101456; translated protein: MIVNRSEDESNVVWRLGENELRQVQEYKYLGMWMSPSGCAKAKNEKISMVNQWVGRLGSAAGMRASKYDVLREVWKSVAVPCIMYGMDVIAWNESEIDKLEVGQNRVARMALSAPRCTAVEALRGDMGWSTFRERLTKATLRYKIRLERMDNARIVRKVYLWNESGSKWRKRCMRMTDRNGLQVVWAIRMAGRNQNEREWVVTRGGRVGAEWDVRKWKNEIDKEMKCVGLNEWKNEMERKKTLEWYKEKEAPRYERWYDGSLGGDLLFRVRAQCMDVNARSYRWSESRSKVCQMCDMGEDVTVEHVVLECVKYARDRNEMMQVILTELGHDRNERVEKTGKEWMVLLLGLCREANERMIEAVKEFLERMWRARCMNN